The DNA sequence TTTAGCATCCTTTCAATTTCAAATTCCTTAATGTTATTTCCTACCTTAGTATACCAATTAAGTTTTATTATTTTATTCTGCTGATTTACCGTAAAAGTTGTAGTATAATCCACAGAGGTAACAACATTGCCAAAAATAAAAAATGGCGTTGCATTGTATTCGACTGTATTACCAGTTTTATCTATCGCAAATAGTTTTAAATTATATATACCCTCTTTTAAAGTATCTGGAATAACAAAACTACCCACAAAATTTTGACTATTTACATTCTTTTTAACTGAATAAAATGAAGAGTCTGAAATAAGTTCTATATTAATACTATCTATTTCATAATCATCATTTATATTCATTATAATTTTATTTTCAATACCTCTTTGCAAATGTGCATTTATTTGACCATCACTATATAAACCAAATGTCAAAAAATACGGTGGATTTTTATCTTCTTTTTGAGTGTCAAAAATGCTATTAACTGAAACATTTCCTTGAATATTATCAATCTGATAGTCAGTATTTTCAAAATTTATCATATGTTTTCCTGGTGAGATATTAATTGGATCATGGTAAAGATCAGAATTATTATAGGAACCATTTTTCACTAAAATATTATCTTTATAAAGTGAATAATTATAACTTTCTAGACAACCATCGCCATATTGTGATTTAAAAAAGAATCCGTCGAAACCAATGCCAGGAGTAGGATTATAAGCAGTAAGATAAATTTTGTTCGATTCATTAAAAAAGTTTCCAAGCCAAATATAGGCTTGGCCATTATGTATTACATCAATGTTTGTTTTATCTGTTTTATACGTACGGTATGTATCGAAAGGATTGCGGATATAAATAGAATCTTTATATGAATCACCTCCAGACAGATAAGTAAGCCATCCGTTTATACTTCTAAGATACCCATATTCATTAATTCTATATTTATCTGTTTCATTGAATAAATAAGAATACCATTCATTATTAAATTGTTTTAATTCCATAAATACACTGTTTGATGGTTGATCTGACACCCACTGCAACCTTAAATTAGCGAAAACAGGTTCTAATAAACTATTAGATTTAATTATATGATGTATCGTCTTTAAATTATTTGCAGTACTTGTAAAATTTAATTTATCATTTATAGGAATATCTGAATTGAATTTATAACAATAGTAATTAAGTTTGTTGTTTTTGCTTAATTGTGTTGACGCTGATACAATAATTTCATATCCATCCGGAAATGAACTTAGGTTAATACTGTTTGCTAAAGTCTCATATTCTAGTCCAAAGTCAGTAGATTTATTCTTAATAATAATCCCAGCATTTATTGAACTATTGTCAATAATGTTACTTTGAGTTTCATCATAACAAGTTAAATTAACTGGAAACAACGTTACATTTTTGTTGACCTCAATTTTTGCAAAATCAGAAAAGGAAAAATTATTATAGATAACTGAACCATCATTAAATTGAGTGATTAAATCATAATTACCATTTTCTAATGGCAATTGCGTTGGATTATTAACCGTCCATGTTTCGCTCCATGCCTTATCTTTCATGTTTGTGATAAGATAACTTCCTGGTGTTTCACTAAAATTTATTATTAAGAGTCTATCCTTAAAAAATGCAAAAGGAATATTAACAGTATCTGAGTAACTAGTAATATTAGCTTCCCAATCATAAGATGGTATTTTTGTACTTGGGTATGGAATAAGATTATTGTCTACTTTAATGCTAAAGGGTATTGTTATATACGAATTTGCATTTATGTTTGTACTAGAGCTTTCAAATGTTGAAGTAATACCATTTATCGAAGTTGGTTTAATTTTTACTGAAACATTTAGATTTTTTTTGTTATAAATTATTAAGGTGTCTCTATAAATCCATTCTTGTTTTGATGCATCATCATAACCAATACAATAACTTGCTTTTTCTAAGTACAAGTCTGCTTTTAAAGCTTTATAGGCGTCCACACGCCCACATCCTTGTGACCAAATATCATAACCAATATCTTTTGCTGAATTTAATAGCCGACTTCTAATTTCATTTACACTCATATTGGGGTTGTGTTCAATCATTAAAGCAATAATTCCTGCAAGAAATGGTGCAGAAATTGAGGTTCCGTCAGCTATATAAAAACTACTATCAGGGGATGCTACATAAACTCCCGCAGGTGCAACAATATCAGGTTTAATAAATTTAGAATAATAATTTGGACCACGAGAACTATAACTAGCAATTTCGTCATCTACTGTTGAGGCACCAACTGCAATTGCATCATTGAAAGCTGCTGGACTAACAATATTCATTTTTTCATTGTCTCCTTTATTGCCAGCTGAAGCAATTGTAATTACCCCAAGTTTAGCTAGATTCTCAACTGCTTTACTTAAAACTGACATAAAAGGATGAATAGTAGCGGCTGATGTTACAACAATTATTTTTGCACTGTCATTGTATGCTTTTTCCATTGCTTGTAATTCTATGTATTCCTCAACAAATCCACCAACATAAATATTATATGCTAAAAGTAATGCATCAGGAGCAACACCTTGATAATCTGCTGAATTACCTGCTAAAATACTGGCCACAGCAGTACCATGCCCTTCTTTATCCATTGGATCATCATCATTGTCATTAAAATCGTAACCTCCTATAACTTTATTACCAAATCCACCTCCTAAACAATCCAGATTATAATCAATTCCAGTATCTAAAACTGCCACTTTTACTTTTTTACCACTTAAACCATATAAATTTTTAATTTTTGTTATACCAGTTTTTGAATAAGCAGTTTGGTTAATATCAGAATTCTCAAGTTTAGCCCCTCTGTTAATTTCATTTATTCTATTTTTACTGAGATAGTAGATACTTTTTACGGCTGGTAAATTTCTAATTTGGTTTATTTGGGATTTAGGAATTGTTAAGGCAACACCGTTTATTATTATTTTGTTTACACCTAATATTGAAATTGAATTATCAAATTTTTCATTAATTAAAGTCTCCATAATTTTATTAACACTTTCAATAAAAATAGAATGCTCTGTATTAATATCTTGATAATTGAAATTAGAAATACTGTTTGGGACTAAGTTATTCTCTTTATTTAACTTGTTTTGTAATGCTAATGGAGGGGTTTTTAATTCAACAAAAATTTCAATGTTAGGATCTTCTTTGTTAAGTATATCATTAACCCTAGAATTATTGTTTCCTTGTCCAAATAAAATATTGATTGGAATCAATATCCAAAGTGCTATTATAGTAAAAATTTTCATAAGCTCTCCAAAGTTTAAAGTGGAACAAAAATTTATGTCTAGAATTTAAACTCAAAAATCTAATAAACTCATTTAATCCCAAAATAATATAAAATCATTTTTAAAATGTTTTGCTATATAACGGCGTGGCAAATAACCCGTCCGCCAAAAACTACAATTTTATTAAATAACGAATGGTTTATTTTAAAAGCAGTTTTTAATTTTGTTCTACAAAAAACTGCGACTCACTTTACTTAATTCCACTACACTTTTATAAAAAACTAAATTAAACTTTCAGACTTTAATTTTGCACAAACCCCAAACGAGCGAAGCGGTCGGGTTGATTTGTTGGTTAGCTGTATATTTAAAATATTATTTATAAAACTCTTTAAAGAAAGTTTTTTCCATGAAATCTACAAATTCTGGAAATGTAAGATAATCTTCGCGTATGCCCCATTTATCCCAAAATTCCCATAAACCCTTATTATCTGTAGTTACTTCACTAAGTTCTATACCTCCAACTTCATTTTGAATATTTTCTTCCAATTTAAAACTTCTGAAATATGTACCAATTATTATAGCTGAAAATGCCCTTCTTTTTAGAAAATCTATTAATGTATTCTTTTCTGAGAATTGTTTTTTAATATATGAAAAAGTTTCTGGTTCAATCCATAATTCACTCATTTCAGGATGTTGCAACATATACTCATCAATTTTTAACCAAATCATTGCGAAGTCATTTTTTGTTTTAATATTTCTTTCTTCTCTCATTAGCGTTATTTGTTTATTTACTTGTTTGATGCTTTTGTTTAAAAAATAAACAGTAATCACTATTAATACTAAATTTAAAGAAGTCATTATTATACTTATTAAGTCCATACTAACACCTTATATTATATTATTTTATATATTTATTTATAATGTTGTATACAGCTAACGGCGTGGCAAATAACCCGTCCGCCAAAAACTACAATTTTATTAAAAAACAAATGAATTATTTTAAAGAGCAAAGTTTAATTTTTCTTTAGCAAACTTTGCGACTTACTTTTCTAAATTGAACTTCACTTTAACAAAAAACTTATAATTACTTTCAAACTTAATTTTTACAAATTCAGCCCAAATTAGCGAAGCGGTCGGGTTGATTTGTTGGTTATGCAACTATCTTAAAACTCTTGGTGAGAAATCATCACAATCTCTATTTGAAATATTCTTCAAATTTGTACCATCAATATTTATAGAAAATATATTTGAAGAACCTTTACTTTCAGCTGTAAATATTATTTTTTCACCAGTTGAATTAAAAATAGGATTAGCTGCTTTTTCAAGCTCTACTAAATTTATTGAAGTATTTCCATCTATGGTGATAATTTTGATTATTCTTTTACCAGGCAAATTTGTATGCCCGGATAAGTCATATACAATCTTAGAATTATCTCTAGAAAATTTAGGATTACTTTGATAGTAAATATCATTTGTCAAATTTTTTATTTCTGACCCATCAGAATTCATAATATACAAATCCATTATTGATGAATAATTATCATATGCAATAAAAGCTATTTTTTTCCCATCTTCAGAAATTGTAAAGTCATCTTCAAAAATAGTAACGTCCAATGTGCTATCAGTTAACAATTTTTTATTTTTTCCATAAACATCAATCCTATTTAAATGGTTGGAACCAGAAATACGTGAAATGTAATATATATATTCACCTTTGAAGTCAATTTTTGGATTTTCATTGGGATAAATGTCATTTGTTAAATTAACTTGACTTCCTCCATCAATTGTCATTTTATAAATTTGCGGATTTTGCATAATTCCATTATTAAAATCAAATCTTTCAAAAACTATTAAATTATTAGATGATATTTGCGGTTCAAAATCAAATGAATAACTATTCGTTAAATTTTTTATTTCAGAACCATCTAAAGTCATTGAAAATATATTTGGATAATTTTCACGATTGCTTTCATAAATTATATATTTGTTATCAAAAGTTATGATTGGATTTGTTGAATAATAGCTATCACTATTTGTTAATTGTTTCAAATTGCTTCCATCACCATTTATTACAAATATATTAGAAGTCGAGCCAATATTATTTAAATTGTCAACTGATACAAATACAATTTTTTCAATAGGTTCATTCGGTCCATTTATGGTATCTTGACATTTAAAGACAAATAATAAAATGGTGAATGATAAAATTATTTTTAAGTATTTCATAATAATATTTCTTTGTTGCCTAACGGCGTGGCAAATAACCCGTCCGCCTAAAACTACAATTTTATTAAATAATGAATTTCTAATTTTAAAAAACAATGTTTAACTTTTTTTTTTACAAACATTGTTTTTAACTTTACTGAATTGCACTTCACTTTAACAAAAAACTTATAATTACTTTCAAACTTAATTTTTACAAATTCAGCCCAAATTAGCGAAGCGGTCGGGTTGATTTGTTGGTTATGCAATTTTTAATTATATAATCCGTTAGCTGCCGGTAATGATTTGTATTCTGGTTTTTTATATATTATTTCTTCAATGGTATTTGTTAACTCAATTATTTTATTATGTTCTTCTGGATAACTATTTACTAAATACCAATATATATTTTTCTCTTTGTTTTCATAATTTATTTTTAATATTTGTTTTCCAGGATCTGGATCAAATTCTAGTTTTGTTGAATCTGATTCAGTCCATGTTAATGAATCTGGCAAATTAAAAAAATTTATTTCTTCTACTTTTTGAATTATTTTTTCTTGTTCTTCCTTAGTAAGCCAAAAGTCTGTTGTGATTGTTCCATCTAAAACTAAATCTTTTGTATATTTGAGTTTATATGTATCAAGTTCATTTTTAAATGAATATTTATAAAATATTTGTATTTCTTGAACTGGAGCAATTTTATTTTGGGATTCATTTATTGATTCTGAACAAGAATTTATTAATGTTACAGTTATTATAAAAACTAATATCTGAAAATACTTTTTCATATTTACCTCCTTTTAAATTACATAACGGCGGCACAAATAACCCGTCCGCCCAAATCCGTCAGCTGACGGAACAATTTTATTTAATAACGAATGATTAATTTTACAAAGCAAAGTTTAACTTATCTTTAGCAAACTTTGCGACTCACTTTTCTAAATTGCACTTCACTTTAACAAATGACTAAAATTGAAAACTAAACTTTTTGCTTACAAATCAAACCAGTATTGAGCGAAGCGGTCGGGTTGATTTGCTTGTTATACCACTTTTTATTCTATGTCTTTTTCTGGTAGAAGTTGTTTGAAATTTCTAATTGTTAAAATGAAAATATTTTTTTCTTCTATTCGATAAATTATTCTATACTCACCTTCAAATAATTCTCGAATATTTTCTCTGCTTACTTCTGGAACTTTTCTTCCTCGTTCTGAATTTTCCAATAAAGTTTCAATTTTATTTAAAATATTTTCCATCAAATTTTGTGCAGCAGAAATATTTTCTTTTGCGATAAAATCATAAATACTTTCTAATCGTTCGACAGCTAATGGAGACCAAAATATTTTCATATTTATGCTCTCGAAGTAAATCTTTTTCTTACATCTTTATGCGAAATTGCTAAACCTTGATTGATTTGTGATTCAGCTAATCTTACATCTTCCAATACTTCTATTTTATCAAGCATTTGCTGATATTCAGAAACATCTAATAAAATTGCAGAGCTTTTCCCATTTTGTGTAATTACTAAAGGTCTTCTTGTTTTTTTTACTTGATCGAAATAAAAAGCAACTTTTGATCTAAACTTTGAAAGTGGTTGAATATCTTGATCAAATTGTATTTTGTGCATATTTTCTCCAAAACTTTTATTGTACATCTTAAAGTACAATATACTGCACATATTTACAAGAGAAGAATTTATCTTTTAAGTGGTATAACGGCGTGGCAAATAACCCGTCCGCCAAAAACTACAATTTTATTTAATAACGATTGATTTATTTTAAAGAGCAGTTTTTAATTTTGTTTTACAAAAAACTGCGACTTACTTTTCTGAATTGCACTTTACTTTAACAAAAAACTAAAATAAACTTTTAAACTTTTAATTTGCATAAAACCCAAACGAGCGAAGCGGTCAAGTTGATTTGCTGGTTATAAACTTTATTTACTAATTTTGGAGAAAACTGTAAAACTCTCCTTTCCTACTTATTAATGTTTTATAATCGCCTTGTTCCACTATTTTTCCATTTTTCAAAAAAGAAACATTATCGGCTAATTTCATTACACTTACCCTATGAGTAACAAATAGGATGGTAATACCTGTTTTAGAAAACTCTTTTAGAGCTGATATT is a window from the Ignavibacteriota bacterium genome containing:
- a CDS encoding S8 family serine peptidase, whose protein sequence is MIPINILFGQGNNNSRVNDILNKEDPNIEIFVELKTPPLALQNKLNKENNLVPNSISNFNYQDINTEHSIFIESVNKIMETLINEKFDNSISILGVNKIIINGVALTIPKSQINQIRNLPAVKSIYYLSKNRINEINRGAKLENSDINQTAYSKTGITKIKNLYGLSGKKVKVAVLDTGIDYNLDCLGGGFGNKVIGGYDFNDNDDDPMDKEGHGTAVASILAGNSADYQGVAPDALLLAYNIYVGGFVEEYIELQAMEKAYNDSAKIIVVTSAATIHPFMSVLSKAVENLAKLGVITIASAGNKGDNEKMNIVSPAAFNDAIAVGASTVDDEIASYSSRGPNYYSKFIKPDIVAPAGVYVASPDSSFYIADGTSISAPFLAGIIALMIEHNPNMSVNEIRSRLLNSAKDIGYDIWSQGCGRVDAYKALKADLYLEKASYCIGYDDASKQEWIYRDTLIIYNKKNLNVSVKIKPTSINGITSTFESSSTNINANSYITIPFSIKVDNNLIPYPSTKIPSYDWEANITSYSDTVNIPFAFFKDRLLIINFSETPGSYLITNMKDKAWSETWTVNNPTQLPLENGNYDLITQFNDGSVIYNNFSFSDFAKIEVNKNVTLFPVNLTCYDETQSNIIDNSSINAGIIIKNKSTDFGLEYETLANSINLSSFPDGYEIIVSASTQLSKNNKLNYYCYKFNSDIPINDKLNFTSTANNLKTIHHIIKSNSLLEPVFANLRLQWVSDQPSNSVFMELKQFNNEWYSYLFNETDKYRINEYGYLRSINGWLTYLSGGDSYKDSIYIRNPFDTYRTYKTDKTNIDVIHNGQAYIWLGNFFNESNKIYLTAYNPTPGIGFDGFFFKSQYGDGCLESYNYSLYKDNILVKNGSYNNSDLYHDPINISPGKHMINFENTDYQIDNIQGNVSVNSIFDTQKEDKNPPYFLTFGLYSDGQINAHLQRGIENKIIMNINDDYEIDSINIELISDSSFYSVKKNVNSQNFVGSFVIPDTLKEGIYNLKLFAIDKTGNTVEYNATPFFIFGNVVTSVDYTTTFTVNQQNKIIKLNWYTKVGNNIKEFEIERMLNAGAWQKINNILNNRNQYEYTDDISKIMSNTISYRLKEINIDGTITYSSVVEVTGVIPLTYRLDQNYPNPFNPTTKISYTIPKQSKVTLTIYDILGNKIKTLVDKIEMPGIYNVIWDGNGYSSGIYFYRIQCDKYLETKKMLLLR
- a CDS encoding DUF5050 domain-containing protein — encoded protein: MKYLKIILSFTILLFVFKCQDTINGPNEPIEKIVFVSVDNLNNIGSTSNIFVINGDGSNLKQLTNSDSYYSTNPIITFDNKYIIYESNRENYPNIFSMTLDGSEIKNLTNSYSFDFEPQISSNNLIVFERFDFNNGIMQNPQIYKMTIDGGSQVNLTNDIYPNENPKIDFKGEYIYYISRISGSNHLNRIDVYGKNKKLLTDSTLDVTIFEDDFTISEDGKKIAFIAYDNYSSIMDLYIMNSDGSEIKNLTNDIYYQSNPKFSRDNSKIVYDLSGHTNLPGKRIIKIITIDGNTSINLVELEKAANPIFNSTGEKIIFTAESKGSSNIFSINIDGTNLKNISNRDCDDFSPRVLR
- a CDS encoding type II toxin-antitoxin system RelE/ParE family toxin, giving the protein MKIFWSPLAVERLESIYDFIAKENISAAQNLMENILNKIETLLENSERGRKVPEVSRENIRELFEGEYRIIYRIEEKNIFILTIRNFKQLLPEKDIE
- a CDS encoding type II toxin-antitoxin system Phd/YefM family antitoxin, producing the protein MHKIQFDQDIQPLSKFRSKVAFYFDQVKKTRRPLVITQNGKSSAILLDVSEYQQMLDKIEVLEDVRLAESQINQGLAISHKDVRKRFTSRA